A region from the Thermoplasmatales archaeon genome encodes:
- a CDS encoding PfeL19 encodes MRVNTAKRIAADQFKSGISRVWIDTNSLDQVSESATRSDIKELINRHVIQVIPKKGNSTFRHKKRIVQLSKERRRGQGSVRGTKNARFPRKVRWVKTVRALRDELVKLKDQKSIDPKTYRKFYRLIKGGSIRSRAQLNSQIKSTGLMTEAGK; translated from the coding sequence ATGAGAGTAAATACAGCAAAGAGAATAGCGGCTGACCAATTTAAATCCGGAATATCACGTGTCTGGATAGACACAAACAGCCTTGATCAGGTTTCAGAATCTGCAACCAGATCAGATATAAAGGAACTTATCAACCGGCATGTGATTCAGGTAATTCCTAAGAAGGGCAATTCAACTTTCAGGCACAAGAAGAGGATAGTCCAGCTTTCAAAGGAGAGAAGGAGAGGACAGGGCTCGGTGCGAGGAACCAAGAACGCAAGATTTCCACGTAAGGTAAGATGGGTGAAAACCGTGAGGGCACTCCGTGATGAGCTGGTAAAGCTGAAAGATCAAAAGTCGATAGATCCTAAAACCTACAGGAAATTCTACAGGCTAATCAAGGGAGGATCGATAAGGTCCAGGGCTCAGCTGAATTCACAGATCAAGTCAACTGGTCTGATGACGGAGGCGGGTAAATGA
- a CDS encoding 30S ribosomal protein S14 type Z, protein MSQIKLEPKKKFGHKDGCVRCGRKRGIVRRYGLMMCRQCFRETAPEIGFRKYS, encoded by the coding sequence ATGTCACAAATAAAGCTTGAACCTAAGAAGAAATTTGGTCATAAAGATGGATGCGTAAGATGCGGGCGCAAGCGTGGGATAGTGAGACGTTACGGGCTCATGATGTGCAGGCAGTGCTTCAGGGAAACGGCTCCGGAAATCGGATTCAGAAAATACAGCTAA
- the rps8_1 gene encoding 30S ribosomal protein S8 produces MRHDPLNDIINTIKNASRIGKREVMAEPAARLVGRILKVMQDYNYLKSFEIVEESKGGRFKIVLSDTINNCGIIKPRLPVKLVNLEKYESRYLPAQDFGILIISTTKGVMSHVEARKLGLGGRLLAYVY; encoded by the coding sequence ATGAGACACGATCCGTTAAATGATATAATAAACACAATAAAGAACGCTTCGAGAATTGGGAAGAGAGAGGTAATGGCAGAACCTGCAGCCCGGCTGGTAGGCAGGATACTCAAGGTCATGCAGGATTATAACTACCTGAAGAGTTTCGAAATAGTGGAAGAGTCCAAGGGTGGAAGATTCAAGATAGTGTTAAGCGACACCATAAACAACTGTGGAATAATAAAGCCAAGGTTGCCTGTGAAGCTGGTCAATCTTGAAAAATATGAGTCAAGATACCTACCTGCTCAGGATTTCGGTATACTCATAATATCAACGACAAAGGGAGTAATGAGTCATGTCGAGGCCAGGAAACTGGGACTTGGTGGAAGGCTTCTGGCTTACGTCTATTAG
- the rpl6_1 gene encoding 50S ribosomal protein L6 — MIKWKEVENVDILPGVSLTMEGTVVMVKGKLGESQMDFRNNYVRLTKMENKLVVSASKSNKKTNAIVGTWSSEVRNMMKGVSEGFEYQMKIDYTHFPTRVSVKGDSVLIENFLGERSARLASIIGNTKVSIKGDRVIITGIHKRHVGETAANIERATKIKGFDLRIFQDGVYLLKGEN; from the coding sequence ATGATTAAATGGAAAGAAGTCGAAAATGTTGACATACTGCCTGGAGTTTCGCTCACGATGGAAGGTACCGTCGTAATGGTAAAGGGCAAGCTGGGAGAATCCCAGATGGATTTCAGGAACAATTATGTCAGGCTGACGAAAATGGAAAACAAGTTAGTTGTCAGTGCCAGCAAGAGCAACAAGAAGACAAATGCCATAGTCGGAACATGGTCATCCGAGGTCAGGAACATGATGAAAGGTGTTAGCGAGGGATTTGAGTATCAAATGAAGATAGATTACACGCATTTCCCAACCAGGGTATCGGTAAAGGGGGATAGCGTTTTGATAGAGAACTTCCTTGGCGAAAGATCTGCGAGGCTTGCCAGCATCATCGGTAACACTAAGGTAAGCATCAAGGGAGACAGAGTGATAATTACAGGTATACACAAGAGGCATGTTGGCGAAACGGCAGCTAACATAGAGCGGGCTACAAAGATAAAGGGCTTTGACCTGAGAATATTCCAGGACGGAGTGTACCTTCTGAAGGGAGAGAACTGA
- a CDS encoding PfeL32, giving the protein MADPKPQLDKKQKKLLKYKIERSRRRTPFRRQEWFRYAKFSDTWRRPRGKHSKLREHQDRRPPMVDAGFRSPRMVRGLHPSGFFEVLVHNENDLNTIDPKFQAARISATVGSRRKIVIQEKADEMNIKVLNRKVVE; this is encoded by the coding sequence ATGGCAGATCCAAAACCGCAGCTGGATAAGAAGCAAAAGAAGTTACTGAAGTACAAGATAGAGAGATCAAGGAGAAGGACCCCTTTCAGGAGACAGGAATGGTTCAGGTATGCAAAATTCAGCGATACGTGGAGAAGACCAAGGGGAAAGCATTCGAAATTGCGCGAACATCAGGACAGAAGGCCGCCGATGGTTGATGCCGGGTTCAGATCACCGAGAATGGTGAGAGGGCTTCACCCATCAGGATTTTTCGAAGTACTGGTTCATAACGAGAATGATCTCAATACCATAGATCCAAAATTCCAGGCTGCTAGAATCTCGGCAACAGTAGGCTCAAGAAGGAAGATTGTCATCCAGGAAAAGGCAGATGAGATGAATATCAAGGTGCTGAACAGGAAGGTAGTGGAGTAA